A genomic window from Triticum urartu cultivar G1812 chromosome 7, Tu2.1, whole genome shotgun sequence includes:
- the LOC125523422 gene encoding uncharacterized protein LOC125523422 translates to MSVSCGLECVLCVGCVRWAWKRLTYIGAYDSETWPPASPDDFEPVPRICQIIMAISDDLDNPKLMPATRGYTQIDGAGVHKRTTYDEVGTACPPYLVYVDRRRNEVVLAVRGLNLVRNADYKVLMDNKLGMQMFDGGYVHHGLLKAAQFILERETETLRELLRQQGPDCKLIFAGHSLGSGIAALMTVLVVNNRKAFGNIPRSHIRCYALAPARCMSLNLAVKYADVIYSIVLQDDFLPRTPTPLEYIFGSIFCLPCLLFLFCLRDTFKQDKKKFKDPRRLYAPGRMYHIVERKFCSCARYPPEVRTAIPVEGRFEHIVLSCSTTADHGIIWIERESALALELMKEKEKATTPPAEQKMERLQSFKEEHKNALHRAKTLDVPHAIDISEEETHEGASSSDTHSEATSSEPKSAGRTSWDELVDKLFTRDEDGKLIVNRDMVARDVVIE, encoded by the exons ATGTCGGTGTCGTGCGGGCTGGAGTGCGTGCTGTGCGTGGGGTGCGTGCGCTGGGCGTGGAAGCGCCTCACCTACATCGGCGCCTACGACAGCGAGACCTGGCCGCCCGCCTCGCCCGACGACTTCGAGCCCGTCCCGCGCATCTGCCAGATCATCATGGCCATCTCCGACGACCTCGACAACCCCAAGCTCATGCCGGCCACCCGCGGCTACACCCAGATCGACGGCGCCGGCGTCCACAAGCGCACCACCTACGACGAGGTCGGCACCGCCTGCCCGCCCTACCTCGTCTACGTCGACCGCCGCCGCAACGAGGTCGTCCTCGCCGTCCGCGGCCTCAACCTCGTCCGCAACGCCGACTACAAG GTCTTGATGGACAACAAGCTCGGGATGCAGATGTTCGACGGCGGCTACGTGCACCACGGCCTGCTCAAGGCGGCCCAGTTCATACTGGAGAGGGAGACGGAGACGCTGCGGGAGCTGCTGCGCCAGCAGGGGCCCGACTGCAAGCTCATCTTCGCTGGGCACTCGCTCGGCTCCGGAATCGCCGCGCTCATGACGGTGCTGGTGGTCAACAACCGCAAGGCGTTCGGCAATATTCCCAGGAGCCACATACGCTGCTACGCGCTCGCGCCGGCCCGGTGCATGTCGCTCAACCTCGCCGTCAAGTACGCCGACGTGATCTACTCTATCGTGTTGCAG GATGATTTTTTGCCAAGAACACCAACACCATTGGAATATATTTTCGGCTCTATATTCTG CTTGCCCTGCTTGTTATTCCTATTTTGCTTGAGAGATACATTTAAACAAGACAAGAAAAAGTTTAAAGATCCAAGAAGATTGTATGCTCCTGGTCGGATGTATCATATCGTCGAGAGGAAATTTTGCAG CTGTGCAAGATACCCACCTGAGGTGAGAACTGCTATTCCAGTGGAAGGACGGTTTGAGCATATTGTGTTATCGTGCAGTACCACTGCTGATCATGGCATTATTTGGATTGAGCGAGAATCAGCCTTGGCTTTAGAG CTAATGAAGGAAAAAGAGAAGGCAACAACTCCACCTGCTGAACAAAAGATGGAGAGATTGCAAAGTTTCAAGGAAGAACACAAGAATGCGCTCCACAGGGCGAAAACCTTGGATGTTCCTCATGCGATAGACATCTCTGAAGAGGAAACCCATGAGGGCGCTTCATCTTCCGATACTCACAGCGAGGCGACTTCATCAGAACCAAAATCTGCAGGAAGGACCAGCTGGGATGAGCTGGTTGACAAGCTTTTCACCAGGGATGAAGATGGGAAGCTTATCGTGAACAGGGACATGGTGGCGAGGGACGTTGTTATCGAGTAG